The genomic window tcactctgtagaccaggctggcctcgaactcagaaatccacctgcctctgcctcccaagtgctgggattactggtgtgcgccaccaccgcccggctaactgCCCTTTCAAGTACTAAAAAGTACAATGAAGCATTAAaatcttctttattcttttgtgtttgaaatcagaatatataaaacatatttcataaaaaattatcaaatgtTTAGCAGTTAAATGTTTGCTTCAAGGATATAATAAACTGTACTGTAGTGGCTTTTGGCCAAAAATAATGATGATCTAAcataaagaaaaaccaagaacaaGGGCAATGTCATATTAGGAAATGAATGTTTAATCTGGATAAGGAAGATTTGAGAAAAGACATGATTGTTATCTTGAGATATTTGAAGAGCTTTTTATGTCTAACAAGGAGTAGACTACTTTGTCTTTTTGACAGGAATAACTAAGTTGAAACAACATGGGAACAGATTTAAAGTAACtaaatagatggaaaatatttctaaaatttgtGATCACTGAAACCACAacatttacatgaataatttTCACTGGaattgagagaaagggaagaaagcacAGCTTGCTTCATGTATGACAGGGTACCATGTAGAGCTTCGGCTAGTTGACTGAAATGCTGAGAAGATAGTTGCAAAGTATCTGAGTGTCTGAAGCTGCTGTGGTATTTCTAATAAACACAGAACTTTTGTGGAAAGAGCTTATACAAGGTgttacaaacaaaagaaactatgCTTTCAGTCAAATTTTGAAGAAGGGAACTATTTGTCCCAAAACCTTATCATCCAGAAATCTTTATGACCTGCCAGTCCTTGCTCAGAGCCTTAATCTGAGTTGTTCACATGAATTCATAGCTCACTTTAGCAGCCATCTAATAATTTATAAGGTATCTGCTGACCATGTACTAAGATTTCATTCACCCAGAGGTGATGACAATAACTCTGCAGAAACAGCTACCCAAATCTAACATGGATTTTCACAAGAGTGTTGGGATATTTGTCCGGGGGCTGTTTAGACATGAGATCTTGGATGTTCTTACTACTATTTATCTTTTGGTAAATCGTTacagtattttaatttttcatagatGAGAGCTTTCAAATTTATGAAAGTTCATATTTAAACACCCCTGTGGTAGGAGTACAACCAATATGCATATTTACATGTGTTGACATGCCTCTGACCCTATCTCTGTTCTATTTTCCACAGAAATTACCATGCAAAGACTTTTCCTAACGAAGGAACATAAACATTCAAGATGGGAAGTAACAGCACAAACAGTATGAGAGTAAAGTATACTCATCTACAGATCCTGTTTCAGTACTTCCTCTTTGCAACCACATATATCTTTTGGCAGCAGCCACAATTCCACAGTTTTCTTTGCTGAACATACTGAGATAGTCAAGATGGGCAGCAACAGTACCAGCACTGCTGAGAGTAATTGCAATGTCACTTTGACATTTCAGAACTCTCTGTATGCAACCACCTATATCTTCATATTCATCCCGGGTCTCCTGGCTAACAGTGCAGCCCTGTGGGTCCTGTGCCGCTTCATCAGCAAGAAGAACAAGGCCATCATCTTCATGATCAACCTCTCAGTGGCGGACCTTGCTCATGTCCTGTCCTTACCTCTTCGGATTTACTATTATATCAATAGTCACTGGCCGTTCCAGAGGGCCCTTTGCCTGCTGTGCTTCTATCTGAAATATCTCAACATGTATGCCAGCATTTTTTTCTTGACGTGCATTAGCCTTCAAAGGTGCCTCTTTCTCCTCAAGCCATTcagagccagaaactggaagcgtAGGTATGACGTGGCCATCAGTGCTGCTGTCTGGATTGTTGTGGGGACTGCCTGTTTGCCACTTCCCATCCTGAGAAGTGCTGGCTTAGCCAGTAACAGTGAATCGTGCTTTGCTGATTTAGGGCTTCAAGAGATTAGTATGGCTTCATCCATTGGCATGGTAACTGCCGCTGAACTTGGAGGGTTTGTATTGCCTGTTGTAATTATTACATATTGCACATGGAAAACAAGAAAGTCTTTACAGGAATTTCAAGATCCACCTCAGAATATTAAAGAGAGGAAAAAGGCTTTGCGAATGGTTCTAATGTGTGCAGTGGTATTCATAGTCTGTTTCACTCCTTACCATCTCAACTTCCCGTTCTTTATGATGGTAAAGCAACGAGTCTTCTCTAACTGTTCCTTTATTAAGAGCACTCTATGTTTCCACATCATTTCTTTGTGTCTTGCAAATCTGAATTGTTGTCTTGATCCAGTTGTGTATTATTTTATGACTTCAGAATTTCGTGATCAATTTTCAGAACATGGGAGTTTGGTCATCCAGTCATGTTTGCGTTGTAAAGACAGTACTTTGGAAATTCGTCAGAGGAAGGAGAATCTTCAGACTATCTCTCTGGAATGTTTGGATGTTCCAACACAATGTGATGAAATGGTTATCTAAAATAATCTTTATAATTCTGT from Apodemus sylvaticus chromosome X, mApoSyl1.1, whole genome shotgun sequence includes these protein-coding regions:
- the LOC127675308 gene encoding putative P2Y purinoceptor 10; its protein translation is MGSNSTSTAESNCNVTLTFQNSLYATTYIFIFIPGLLANSAALWVLCRFISKKNKAIIFMINLSVADLAHVLSLPLRIYYYINSHWPFQRALCLLCFYLKYLNMYASIFFLTCISLQRCLFLLKPFRARNWKRRYDVAISAAVWIVVGTACLPLPILRSAGLASNSESCFADLGLQEISMASSIGMVTAAELGGFVLPVVIITYCTWKTRKSLQEFQDPPQNIKERKKALRMVLMCAVVFIVCFTPYHLNFPFFMMVKQRVFSNCSFIKSTLCFHIISLCLANLNCCLDPVVYYFMTSEFRDQFSEHGSLVIQSCLRCKDSTLEIRQRKENLQTISLECLDVPTQCDEMVI